The following proteins come from a genomic window of Haliaeetus albicilla chromosome 23, bHalAlb1.1, whole genome shotgun sequence:
- the TRMT2B gene encoding tRNA (uracil-5-)-methyltransferase homolog B — protein MALSCALRLPHWRLCPSGAHLSSLPGQDHSLLTEKKTAAKWKEKKKARQGCSLPGSSWEERLANAVTPLWRLPYQEQLQVKYQSQRKILQTLASRLEKLGIDAQKPDGLCCPLQPVVPSPIINGYRNKSTFSVNRGPDGNPKTVGLYVGTGRARNIVCVKANHMENIPPEHKQVAECYEEFIRHSSLDPCILFHEGGHWRELVVRTTRHGHTMAIITFHPQELGQEALATQKALLKEFFMCGPGTICALTSLYFQESTRTRCSHEESPFQLLHGEPHIFEEVLGLKFRISPDAFFQVNTGAAEVLYQVVGELSQAGGDTILLDICCGTGTIGLSLAHQVSKIIGIEVVVKAIEDARWNAAFNGISNCEFHSGKAETVLPQLLSSWEDAQPLVAVVNPSRAGLHYRVVRAIRNCKPIRRLLYVSCKPEGEAMRNFLELCCPPDPGKKLAGEPFAPALAIPFDMFPHTVHCELVLLFTR, from the exons ATGGCTCTGTCCTGCGCGTTGAGGCTACCGCACTGGCGCCTTTGCCCTTCGGGTGCTCACTTGAGCAGCCTGCCCGGTCAGGACCACAGCCTGCTGACAGAGAAGAAGACAGCAGCAAagtggaaggagaagaaaaaggcccggcagggctgcagcctgccagGTTCCTCCTGGGAGGAGAG GTTAGCGAACGCGGTGACTCCACTGTGGAGACTTCCCTATCAAGAGCAGCTGCAG GTGAAGTATCAAAGCCAGAGGAAGATTTTGCAGACACTGGCATCTCGTCTTGAGAAGCTGGGCATAGATGCACAGAAACCTGATGGACTCTGCTGTCCTCTCCAGCCTGTAGTCCCTTCA ccCATCATTAATGGCTACCGAAACAAATCTACTTTCTCTGTGAACCGAGGACCGGATGGGAACCCCAAAACCGTGGGGTTGTATgtgggaactggcagag cAAGAAATATTGTCTGTGTGAAAGCCAACCACATGGAGAACATACCCCCAGAACACAAACAAGTAGCTGAG TGCTATGAGGAGTTCATCCGTCACTCCTCCCTGGACCCCTGCATCCTCTTCCATGAAGGTGGGCACTGGCGGGAGCTCGTGGTACGGACCACCAGGCATGGTCACACCATGGCTATCATCACCTTCCACCCCCAGGAGCTGGGCCAG GAGGCACTGGCTACTCAGAAAGCATTGCTTAAGGAGTTCTTCATGTGTGGACCTGGAACGATCTGTGCCTTGACTTCACTATATTTCCAAGAGAG CACCAGGACACGCTGCTCCCATGAGGAGTCCCCCTTCCAGCTCCTTCACGGAGAGCCACACATCTTTGAAGAAGTGCTAGGCCTGAAGTTTCGCATCTCTCCAGATGCCTTTTTCCAAGTAAACACGGGTGCAGCAGAAGTTCTGTACCAGGTCGTCGGAGAGCTGAGTCAGGCTGGTGGCGACACCATCCTGCTCGACATCTGCTGTGGAACAG GCACAATTGGTCTCTCTCTGGCTCACCAAGTGTCCAAGATTATTGGTATTGAGGTGGTGGTGAAGGCAATAGAGGATGCCAGGTGGAATGCAGCATTCAATG GAATTTCAAACTGTGAGTTTCACAGTGGAAAGGCAGAGACCGTGTTACCACAACTCCTGTCATCGTGGGAGGATGCCCAACCCCTTGTTGCTGTGGTGAACCCATCTCGGGCTGGGCTCC ATTACAGGGTTGTGCGAGCCATCCGAAACTGCAAGCCTATCCGAAGGCTGCTCTACGTCTCCTGCAAGCCAGAAGGTGAAGCCATGAGGAACTTTCTTGA GCTGTGCTGCCCACCTGACCCAGGGAAGAAGCTGGCAGGAGAGCCATTTGCCCCCGCATTGGCTATACCTTTTGACATGTTTCCTCATACTGTTCATTGTGAGCTGGTGCTGCTGTTCACCCGCTAA
- the TMEM35A gene encoding novel acetylcholine receptor chaperone: protein MASPRTITIVALSVALGLFFVFMGTIKLTPRLSRDAYNEMKRAYKSYVRALPMLKKMGVSSILLRKSIGALEVVCGIVMTLVPGRPKDVANFLLLLLVLAVLFFHQLVGDPLKRYAHALVFGILLTCRLLIARQPEEQPPEKRILSVNGDEQPLIHEAAPEKGKMKVS, encoded by the exons ATGGCATCTCCCAGGACTATCACCATCGTCGCCCTCTCGGTGGCCCTGGGGCTCTTTTTCGTCTTTATGGGGACCATCAAACTGACCCCTCGGCTCAGCAGAGATGCCTACAATGAGATG AAACGAGCATACAAAAGCTACGTGCGGGCCCTCCCCATGCTAAAGAAGATGGGAGTCAGCTCCATCCTTCTCCGCAAGAGCATTGGTGCCCTAGAAGTGGTATGTGGCATTGTCATGACACTGGTGCCTGGTCGCCCCAAAGACGTGGCcaactttctcctcctcctccttgtgCTGGCTGTGCTCTTTTTCCACCAGCTAGTGGGGGATCCACTCAAGCGTTACGCCCATGCACTAGTCTTTGGGATCCTGCTTACCTGTCGTCTGCTGATTGCCCGCCAGCCTGAGGAGCAGCCGCCAGAAAAGAGGATCCTGTCAGTGAATGGGGATGAGCAGCCACTCATCCATGAAGCAGCTCCTGAGAAAGGCAAAATGAAGGTATCCTAG